The proteins below come from a single Magallana gigas chromosome 10, xbMagGiga1.1, whole genome shotgun sequence genomic window:
- the LOC105348385 gene encoding multiple epidermal growth factor-like domains protein 10: MITALILLALHCQAIQGLYDSECPGNYYGSDCSISCGKCGGNGTCYKSNGICKTGCLSGYAGLLCQDKCPGTCGGDGSCSPTTLFCRDGCKAGYTGLLCGSDDSNTTSVKECSNCLQPCGPNGCTYGCVTGFYGLYCSLKCVCPVGVPCQQNSGRCFTQRGNSTPTAAPDVIVTTLSTSVVIVWLPLAVTISIISLAFGVFLIGCWLYKRQKHQGYPTYEDPIMTTGGLPYNRPQEPEPNSHSYLEIDGTASSLYVDELDSPHYATIEESRLHISTISANPYLNDSESI, from the exons GTCTTTATGACTCGGAGTGTCCCGGGAACTACTACGGATCAGACTGCAGTATAAGCTGTGGAAAATGTGGCGGGAACGGAACATGCTACAAATCAAACGGAATCTGTAAAACGGGTTGCCTATCTGGGTACGCGGGTCTCTTGTGCCAAGACAAATGCCCGGGTACATGTGGAGGAGACGGGAGCTGTTCACCAACTACTTTGTTCTGTCGGGACGGGTGTAAAGCTGGGTACACGGGCCTGCTTTGCGGCTCGGATGATTCGAACACGACGAGTGTGAAAGAGTGTTCGAACTGTCTACAACCGTGTGGTCCTAACGGGTGTACTTACGGCTGTGTGACTGGGTTTTATGGCTTGTACTGCAGCTTGAAATGTGTTTGTCCGGTAGGGGTTCCTTGTCAACAAAACAGTGGGAGATGTTTCACCCAAAGAGGGAATTCCACTCCTACTGCGGCACCTGATGTCATAGTGACAACGTTATCAA CATCGGTTGTAATAGTATGGTTACCGTTAGCTGTAACGATTTCAATCATTTCATTGGCGTTTGGAGTCTTTCTCATCGGTTGCTGGCTGTACAAAAG ACAAAAACACCAGGGCTATCCAACATACGAAGACCCGATCATGACAACCGGAG GTCTACCATACAATAGACCACAGGAGCCTGAACCTAACTCACACAGTTACCTAGAAATTGATGGCACCGCTTCTTCTCTCTATGT GGATGAGCTAGACAGCCCACATTACGCAACCATTGAAGAATCTCGCCTGCATATATCAACCATTTCAGCAAACCCATACTTGAACGATTCCGAATCTATATAA